One Megalopta genalis isolate 19385.01 chromosome 11, iyMegGena1_principal, whole genome shotgun sequence genomic region harbors:
- the mdlc gene encoding RING finger protein mdlc, protein MEDAESKTDKKNCTFLFKRRKIRSTAARKRKGANDEDESSDDETTVVKKERKHGDKNPMKQSTNTKKVKDQQNTIDNDTSDEEGITVSYKSTRTPMPAGPSDQGATAILETETEKDKDAQAIFEKAQKINEELEGKEDDKIYRGLNNYAQYYKKKDTAAGNASSGMVRKGPIRAPANLRATVRWDYQPDICKDYKETGFCGFGDSCKFLHDRSDYKLGWQLEREAATGEYNNSGDEDDKKYEIHSDDENLPFKCFICRNSFTDPIVTKCKHYFCEKCALEHYKKSTRCYICNVQTNGVFNPAKELIARTKLEERRRAEEEDDNDSSDDE, encoded by the exons ATGGAAGACGCAGAATCCAAAACGGACAAGAAAAATTGTACGTTTTTATTCAAAAGAAGGAAGATTCGAAGCACTGCGGCTCGAAAACGCAAAGGAGCAAACGATGAAGATG AGAGCAGCGACGATGAAACTACAGTGGTTAAAAAGGAGAGGAAACACGGAGATAAGAATCCCATGAAACAAAGC ACTAACACAAAGAAGGTGAAAGATCAGCAAAATACTATTGATAATGACACAAGTGATGAGGAGGGCATCACAGTTTCTTATAAAAGTACACGGACCCCGATGCCAGCTGGGCCAAGCGATCAAGGAGCAACAGCAATTTTGGAAACGGAAACTGAGAAGGATAAGGATGCTCAAGCTATATTTGAAAAAGCTCAGAAAATAAACGAG GAACTGGAAGGGAAAGAAGATGATAAAATTTATAGAGGATTAAATAATTATGCCCAATACTACAAGAAAAAAGACACAGCTGCTGGAAATGCTTCCAGTGGTATGGTACGTAAAGGGCCAATTAGGGCACCAGCTAATTTAAGGGCAACTGTTAGATGGGATTACCAGCCAGATATTTGTAAAGACTACAAAGAAACTGGTTTTTGTGGGTTTGGAG ATAGCTGTAAATTTCTTCATGACCGTTCAGACTACAAGTTAGGCTGGCAATTAGAAAGAGAAGCAGCTACAGGAGAGTACAACAATAGTGGAGACGAGGATGATAAGAAGTATGAAATTCACAGCGACGACGAGAATCTCCCGTTCAAGTGTTTTATTTGCAGAAACAGTTTCACCGACCCTATTGTTACAAA ATGTAAACATTATTTCTGTGAGAAATGTGCATTAGAACATTACAAAAAGAGTACCAGATGTTACATATGCAATGTGCAAACCAATGGTGTATTTAATCCAGCTAAAGAGTTAATTGCACGAACAAAATTGGAAGAGAGAAGGAGGGCAGAAGAGGAAGATGATAATGACTCCTCTGATGATGAATAA
- the Atg8a gene encoding GABA type A receptor-associated protein autophagy-related 8a — protein MKFHYKEGHPFEKRKAEGEKIRRKYPDRVPVIVEKAPKAKISDLDKQKFLVPCDLTVGQFYFLIRKRIHLRPEDALFFFVNNIIPPTCSTMGTLYGEYHEEDFFLYIAYSDENVYGH, from the exons ATGAAGTTTCACTACAAGGAGGGGCACCCCTTTGAAAAGAGGAAGGCCGAGGGTGAAAAAATACGACGAAAATATCCGGACAGGGTTCCT GTAATTGTCGAGAAAGCGCCGAAAGCGAAAATTAGTGATTTGGATAAACAAAAGTTTTTAGTACCTTGTGACTTAACTGttggacaattttattttttaatccgAAAACGAATTCATCTCCGCCCCGAGGATGCTCTATTTTTCTTCGTTAACAATATTATTCCACCTACATGTTCTACCATGGGTACTCTTTACGGG GAATACCACGAAGAAGATTTCTTCCTTTATATAGCGTACAGTGATGAAAACGTGTATGGACATTAA
- the Amt gene encoding ammonium transporter isoform X1 has product MVLLSSRVFPSNMEVKSNETNTTSSLIKDANIISAYNLTQEDCNWIVTNSFIIFTMQTGFGMLESGCVSLKNEVNIMMKNVVDIVLGGLTYWAFGFATSFGSNKHYNAFIGIGEFLIDPPIDDQHMGPKCAAFLFQLSFATTSTTIVSGAMAERCNFKAYCLFSFLNTIVYCIPAGWVWGDHGFLSNLGAVDIAGSGVVHLVGGSSALACAIMLGPRLGRYDNGIEPLPLGNPVNAIMGLFVLWWGWLAFNSGSTYGISEQRWQYAARAAVSTMLASMGGGLIGLGFSLTHPSGIDILSQINGILGALVAVTGGCFLFRAWEAIIVGMVGAFITCFTMPILDRMHIDDPVGASATHGPIFVQFNYFNDHLAIILINYSHTGASGIWGIVAIGLFADNPQPLGTTSGRKGLFKGGGWYLLGVQCLTVLCLTLWSFLSSLFLLWVINKIIPIRMSVHDELLGADLVEHQIRHMQIGVSRAMSALRPDSQDHELSTVHPVGINPGHDAYIQKYNRKNRLKTGKPLPVGKKSSKTRQSNTITDAVLTRQNKPHFAWMK; this is encoded by the exons ATGGTATTGCTTAGTTCAAGAGTGTTTCCATCTAACATGGAAGTAAAAAGCAACGAAACTAATACAACAAGTAGTTTAATCAAGGATGCAAATATTATTTCTGCATATAATCTCACCCAAGAAGACTGCAACTGGATTGTAACAAATTCCTTTATAATATTTACTATGCAAACGG GATTTGGTATGTTAGAGTCCGGTTGTGTGTCTTTGAAAAACGAAGTCAACATTATGATGAAGAATGTAGTAGACATAGTGCTTGGTGGATTAACTTATTGGGCATTTGGTTTTGCGACGAGTTTTGGTTCAAATAAACATTACAATGCTTTTATCGGAATAGGGGAATTTCTAATAGATCCCCCTATTGACGATCAACACATGGGTCCAAAATGCGCtgcatttttatttcaattaagcTTTGCAACCACTTCAACCACTATTGTCAGTGGAGCCATGGCAGAACG ATGTAATTTCAAAGCATATTGTCTATTCTCTTTCTTGAATACAATTGTGTATTGTATACCAGCTGGATGGGTATGGGGTGATCATGGTTTTCTGAGCAATTTGGGTGCTGTTGATATTGCTGGTTCAGGAGTGGTGCACCTTGTTGGGGGTAGTTCTG CTCTTGCATGTGCCATTATGTTGGGGCCAAGGCTGGGCAGATATGATAATGGAATTGAGCCATTACCTCTTGGGAATCCTGTGAATGCTATCATGGGTTTATTTGTACTTTG GTGGGGTTGGCTAGCTTTCAACAGTGGCAGTACATATGGTATCAGTGAACAACGATGGCAATATGCTGCCAGGGCAGCTGTCTCTACAATGCTAGCAAGTATGGGAGGAGGTTTAATTGGATTAGGGTTTAGTTTAACTCATCCAAGTGGAATTGACATTCTCAGTCAAATAAATGGAATTCTTGGTGCTTTAGTTGCAGTAACAG GTGGGTGTTTTCTTTTTAGAGCCTGGGAAGCCATAATTGTTGGAATGGTGGGTGCTTTCATTACATGTTTTACAATGCCCATTTTAGATAGGATGCATATTGATGATCCTGTTGGAGCCAGTGCAACACATGGTCCTATTTTTGTAcagtttaattattttaatgatcATTTGGCTATCATTCTAATCAATTATTCTCATACAGGAGCAAGTGGAATTTGGGGCATAGTTGCTATTGGCTTATTTGCAGATAATCCACAACCACTTGGTACCACCAGTGGAAGAAAAGGCTTATTCAAAG GAGGAGGATGGTATTTGTTAGGTGTGCAATGTCTAACTGTTCTGTGCTTAACATTATGGAGCTTTCTTTCATCACTTTTTTTATTATGG gtgataaataaaataattcccATTAGAATGAGTGTCCATGACGAACTGCTTGGAGCAGACTTAGTGGAACACCAAATACGACACATGCAG ATAGGTGTTAGTAGAGCCATGTCTGCTCTTCGTCCAGATTCTCAAGATCATGAGTTGAGTACAGTGCACCCTGTAGGAATAAATCCTG GTCACGATGCCTACATTCAGAAATATAATCGTAAAAATCGTTTAAAGACTGGAAAACCATTACCTGTCGGGAAGAAATCGTCAAAGACACGTCAATCTAATACAATTACAGATGCAGTATTGACCAGACAGAATAAACCGCATTTCGCTTGGATGAAGTGA
- the LOC117226252 gene encoding large ribosomal subunit protein eL22 codes for MPPATAKKAKGPAPKRQTLRGKGQKKKVSLKFTIDCTHPAEDNIMDVANFEKYLQERIKVGGKTNNFGNNITLERDKMKLSVNSDIDFSKRYLKYLTKKYLKKNKLRDWLRVVSEDKETYELRYFQINSQEDDDEEDAE; via the exons ATGCCTCCG GCTACCGCGAAAAAGGCAAAAGGGCCAGCACCCAAAAGGCAGACCCTTCGGGGTAAGGGCCAAAAGAAAAAGGTCTCCCTGAAGTTTACCATTGATTGCACACATCCTGCAGAGGACAACATTATGGATGTAGCGAACTTT GAAAAATACCTGCAGGAAAGAATCAAGGTTGGAGGTAAAACGAACAACTTTGGTAACAATATCACATTGGAACGCGACAAGATGAAGCTGTCTGTTAACAGTGATATCGACTTCTCTAAGCG GTACcttaaatatttaacaaaaaaatATCTCAAAAAGAACAAGCTGCGTGACTGGTTACGTGTAGTGTCCGAAGATAAAGAGACATACGAATTGAGGTACTTCCAGATAAACAGCCAGGAGGATGATGATGAAGAAGATGCAGAATAA
- the Amt gene encoding ammonium transporter isoform X2, with protein MVLLSSRVFPSNMEVKSNETNTTSSLIKDANIISAYNLTQEDCNWIVTNSFIIFTMQTGFGMLESGCVSLKNEVNIMMKNVVDIVLGGLTYWAFGFATSFGSNKHYNAFIGIGEFLIDPPIDDQHMGPKCAAFLFQLSFATTSTTIVSGAMAERCNFKAYCLFSFLNTIVYCIPAGWVWGDHGFLSNLGAVDIAGSGVVHLVGGSSALACAIMLGPRLGRYDNGIEPLPLGNPVNAIMGLFVLWWGWLAFNSGSTYGISEQRWQYAARAAVSTMLASMGGGLIGLGFSLTHPSGIDILSQINGILGALVAVTGGCFLFRAWEAIIVGMVGAFITCFTMPILDRMHIDDPVGASATHGASGIWGIVAIGLFADNPQPLGTTSGRKGLFKGGGWYLLGVQCLTVLCLTLWSFLSSLFLLWVINKIIPIRMSVHDELLGADLVEHQIRHMQIGVSRAMSALRPDSQDHELSTVHPVGINPGHDAYIQKYNRKNRLKTGKPLPVGKKSSKTRQSNTITDAVLTRQNKPHFAWMK; from the exons ATGGTATTGCTTAGTTCAAGAGTGTTTCCATCTAACATGGAAGTAAAAAGCAACGAAACTAATACAACAAGTAGTTTAATCAAGGATGCAAATATTATTTCTGCATATAATCTCACCCAAGAAGACTGCAACTGGATTGTAACAAATTCCTTTATAATATTTACTATGCAAACGG GATTTGGTATGTTAGAGTCCGGTTGTGTGTCTTTGAAAAACGAAGTCAACATTATGATGAAGAATGTAGTAGACATAGTGCTTGGTGGATTAACTTATTGGGCATTTGGTTTTGCGACGAGTTTTGGTTCAAATAAACATTACAATGCTTTTATCGGAATAGGGGAATTTCTAATAGATCCCCCTATTGACGATCAACACATGGGTCCAAAATGCGCtgcatttttatttcaattaagcTTTGCAACCACTTCAACCACTATTGTCAGTGGAGCCATGGCAGAACG ATGTAATTTCAAAGCATATTGTCTATTCTCTTTCTTGAATACAATTGTGTATTGTATACCAGCTGGATGGGTATGGGGTGATCATGGTTTTCTGAGCAATTTGGGTGCTGTTGATATTGCTGGTTCAGGAGTGGTGCACCTTGTTGGGGGTAGTTCTG CTCTTGCATGTGCCATTATGTTGGGGCCAAGGCTGGGCAGATATGATAATGGAATTGAGCCATTACCTCTTGGGAATCCTGTGAATGCTATCATGGGTTTATTTGTACTTTG GTGGGGTTGGCTAGCTTTCAACAGTGGCAGTACATATGGTATCAGTGAACAACGATGGCAATATGCTGCCAGGGCAGCTGTCTCTACAATGCTAGCAAGTATGGGAGGAGGTTTAATTGGATTAGGGTTTAGTTTAACTCATCCAAGTGGAATTGACATTCTCAGTCAAATAAATGGAATTCTTGGTGCTTTAGTTGCAGTAACAG GTGGGTGTTTTCTTTTTAGAGCCTGGGAAGCCATAATTGTTGGAATGGTGGGTGCTTTCATTACATGTTTTACAATGCCCATTTTAGATAGGATGCATATTGATGATCCTGTTGGAGCCAGTGCAACACATG GAGCAAGTGGAATTTGGGGCATAGTTGCTATTGGCTTATTTGCAGATAATCCACAACCACTTGGTACCACCAGTGGAAGAAAAGGCTTATTCAAAG GAGGAGGATGGTATTTGTTAGGTGTGCAATGTCTAACTGTTCTGTGCTTAACATTATGGAGCTTTCTTTCATCACTTTTTTTATTATGG gtgataaataaaataattcccATTAGAATGAGTGTCCATGACGAACTGCTTGGAGCAGACTTAGTGGAACACCAAATACGACACATGCAG ATAGGTGTTAGTAGAGCCATGTCTGCTCTTCGTCCAGATTCTCAAGATCATGAGTTGAGTACAGTGCACCCTGTAGGAATAAATCCTG GTCACGATGCCTACATTCAGAAATATAATCGTAAAAATCGTTTAAAGACTGGAAAACCATTACCTGTCGGGAAGAAATCGTCAAAGACACGTCAATCTAATACAATTACAGATGCAGTATTGACCAGACAGAATAAACCGCATTTCGCTTGGATGAAGTGA
- the Orc4 gene encoding origin recognition complex subunit 4 has translation MNKKQSMAIDFQDNMILLTRKYLKRKIMCPETKFRHHVKERMHVLELLKRTVDMGESNSALLIGPRGSGKTTLINSVLKELSSIKSFKENALIVNLHGLVHTDDRLALKDATRQMQLENVVGDKVFGTFAENLSFLLECLKSGDKKRSKPVIFILDEFDLFCEHHNQTLLYNLFDIAQSAQAPICVIGMTCRLDVIELLEKRVKSRFSHRQIFLFPGDTSSAEQPTSPFDDRLELFQHLLSLPDDENVNRIEQQYDDCTIDPQFGSMWNDYIKSLVTNATMVNLLKRMYQMDVSERSFRNFLAVAVSTLSEKHQRLEVNDFVEASKIFTQDDKVLMLEGLSVLEICLVIAMKHETEIYDGEPLNFEAVYNRYNKFATQHSSIQSVQRPVIMKAFEHIKNLEILMPTSGINSKVEKEYQYYKFLLTSQQVMDAVKNYPGIPTEVSQWALSTM, from the exons ATGAATAAAAAACAAAGTATGGCCATTGATTTTCAAgataatatgatattattaaCAAGAAAGTATTTAAAACGCAAGATTATGTGTCCTGAAACAAAGTTCAGGCATCATGTGAAAGAGCGCATGCATGTACTGGAGTTATTGAAGCGAACAGTTGACATGGGGGAAAGTAATTCTGCTTTGTTAATTGGTCCTAGAGGTAGTGGAAAGACCACA ctGATTAACAGTGTTTTAAAAGAGCTATCATCTATAAAGAGTTTCAAAGAGAATGCTCTAATAGTAAATCTTCATGGTCTTGTTCATACTGATGATCGTTTAGCCCTGAAAGATGCTACTCGTCAAATGCAATTAGAAAATGTGGTTGGAGATAAAGTTTTTGGTACATTTGCAGAGAATTTATCTTTTCTGCTTGAATGTTTGAAATCTGGAGATAAGAAACGTTCAAAaccagttatttttatattagatgAATTTGATTTATTCTGTGAACATCACAACCAGACTTTGTTATATAATTTGTTTGATATTGCTCAATCTGCTCAA GCCCCAATATGTGTGATTGGAATGACGTGTAGATTGGATGTAATAGAACTTTTAGAAAAAAGAGTTAAATCTAGATTTTCCCATCGTCAGATATTTTTATTCCCTGGTGATACATCATCAGCTGAGCAGCCAACATCTCCATTTGATGATCGTTTAGAACTCTTCCAACATCTTCTTAGTCTTCCTGATGATGAGAATGTAAATAGGATAGAGCAGCAATATGATGATTGTACAATAGATCCACAATTTGGTTCCATGTGGAATGATTACATAAAAAGCTTAGTCACTAATGCAACCATGGTGAACTTGTTGAAGAGAATGTATCAAATGGATGTAAGTGAAAGGAGCTTTAGAAATTTTTTGGCAGTGGCTGTGTCCACCTTGTCAGAGAAGCATCAGAGATTGGAAGTAAATGACTTTGTGGAGGCTAGTAAAATATTTACTCAGGATGATAAGGTTTTGATGCTTGAGGGATTGTCTGTTTTAGAAATATGTTTA GTAATAGCAATGAAACATGAGACCGAGATTTATGATGGAGAACCATTAAATTTCGAAGCGGTGTATAATCGTTATAATAAATTTGCTACTCAGCATTCGTCCATACAAAGTGTGCAAAGGCCTGTTATTATGAAAGCTTTCGAACACATTAAG aACTTGGAGATACTAATGCCAACAAGTGGTATAAACTCGAAAGTTGAGAAAGAGTATCAGTATTACAAATTCTTATTAACATCTCAACAAGTCATGGATGCTGTAAAAAATTATCCTGGGATACCAACAGAAGTCTCTCAATGGGCATTGAGCACTATGTAA